The Nitrospira sp. genome has a segment encoding these proteins:
- a CDS encoding ATP phosphoribosyltransferase, with protein MLTIALSKGKLIESALDLFRRAGYSITGLSGESRRLIFVSPENEMTFLIVRPSDVPTYVEYGGADAGIVGKDVLMEQESDVYEPLDLGFGACRIAVAALQGEGGGARLSPKVRIATKYPRISERYFNARGIPVEIIKLYGSIELAPVVGLADRIVDLVETGSTLKAHDLVEVEVIARSTARFIVNRASLRLKQEPLMTLIRRLRAVVPSQRPSSGLGRPMTQRTHKKKMARS; from the coding sequence ATGTTGACGATTGCGCTATCAAAGGGAAAGCTCATCGAATCCGCACTAGATCTTTTCCGTCGGGCTGGTTACTCGATCACCGGGCTCTCTGGGGAGAGCCGACGGCTGATCTTCGTCAGTCCGGAGAACGAGATGACTTTTTTGATCGTCCGTCCGAGCGATGTGCCGACTTACGTGGAGTACGGCGGGGCGGATGCCGGGATAGTTGGAAAAGACGTGTTGATGGAACAGGAAAGTGACGTATACGAACCATTGGATTTAGGATTTGGAGCGTGTAGAATCGCCGTCGCGGCGCTTCAGGGAGAAGGGGGGGGGGCTCGGCTGTCTCCCAAGGTTCGGATTGCGACGAAATATCCGCGAATCAGTGAGCGCTATTTTAATGCGCGCGGGATTCCGGTGGAGATCATCAAGCTCTATGGCTCGATTGAGCTTGCGCCGGTCGTAGGATTAGCAGATCGGATTGTCGATTTGGTCGAAACCGGCAGCACCCTCAAGGCTCATGATTTGGTGGAAGTTGAGGTGATCGCCCGTTCGACCGCTCGGTTTATCGTCAATCGAGCGAGTCTTCGCCTAAAGCAGGAGCCGCTGATGACGTTGATTCGAAGACTTCGTGCGGTGGTTCCGAGTCAGCGACCATCATCTGGCCTCGGTCGCCCAATGACCCAACGGACACACAAGAAAAAGATGGCTCGTTCATGA
- the hisD gene encoding histidinol dehydrogenase, with product MKIVTQADRNFLPTLKKASLRGRTTGAAVEKTVRTILQAVERGGDKAVLRYTAQFDKVTLKPDIVRVTSEEIKNAYFHIRKDEGDALRLAAERVTAFHERQRTKTWMYQDGDATLGQVIGPIDAVGVYVPGGKAVYPSSVLMCAIPARVAGVSRIVMVTPPQKEGINPYLLVAADIAGVTEIYRVGGVQAIAALAYGTKTIGKVDKIVGPGNIYVATAKRLLYGTVGIDMVAGPSELLVVADGEAKPAHVAADLLCEAEHDEDAQVFLVTTSERLAKDVSKLIQTQLKGLQREKIASKSIAQHAVAFVVPTMGEAIAVANEIAAEHLTLSVDNPFDYLEQIRHAGALFLGRYTPPSVADYIAGPNHVLPTGGTARFFSPLSVNDYVKVSNIVHYTKQALAKVKDPLIRLAQIEGFDAHAKSAQSRFS from the coding sequence ATGAAAATCGTCACCCAGGCCGATCGAAACTTTCTTCCCACCTTGAAAAAGGCCTCCCTGCGGGGGCGGACAACCGGCGCTGCGGTTGAAAAGACCGTGCGAACCATCTTGCAGGCAGTTGAGCGAGGTGGGGATAAGGCCGTTCTTCGTTATACCGCACAGTTTGATAAGGTAACGCTGAAGCCGGATATCGTACGGGTCACATCGGAGGAGATCAAGAACGCCTACTTCCATATCAGAAAAGATGAAGGCGATGCGCTGCGGTTAGCGGCCGAGCGGGTGACCGCGTTTCATGAGCGGCAACGAACGAAGACCTGGATGTATCAGGATGGGGATGCCACCTTAGGGCAGGTCATTGGTCCGATCGATGCCGTCGGAGTCTATGTGCCTGGCGGGAAAGCTGTCTACCCGTCTTCTGTTCTGATGTGTGCGATTCCGGCCAGAGTAGCCGGTGTTTCACGAATTGTGATGGTCACGCCGCCGCAGAAGGAGGGGATTAATCCTTACCTACTGGTTGCCGCTGACATTGCTGGGGTAACGGAGATTTATCGAGTGGGTGGTGTTCAGGCCATTGCTGCATTGGCATATGGAACAAAAACCATTGGGAAGGTCGATAAGATCGTTGGGCCGGGGAATATTTATGTGGCGACGGCCAAGCGGTTACTGTACGGCACCGTAGGAATCGATATGGTTGCTGGTCCTAGCGAGCTCCTTGTGGTGGCTGATGGCGAGGCAAAGCCAGCGCATGTTGCTGCCGATCTGCTCTGTGAAGCGGAGCATGACGAAGATGCGCAGGTATTTCTGGTGACTACATCGGAGCGATTGGCGAAAGACGTCTCGAAATTGATCCAGACTCAATTGAAAGGGCTCCAGCGGGAAAAGATCGCCTCAAAGTCAATTGCACAGCATGCGGTGGCCTTCGTTGTTCCTACGATGGGTGAGGCGATTGCGGTAGCGAATGAAATTGCCGCAGAACATCTCACGCTTTCTGTCGACAATCCGTTCGATTATTTGGAACAGATTCGTCACGCCGGGGCGTTGTTTTTGGGGCGCTACACACCACCATCGGTTGCTGATTACATCGCAGGGCCAAACCATGTGTTACCGACAGGAGGAACCGCCCGGTTCTTTTCCCCGCTGTCCGTCAATGACTATGTGAAGGTCAGCAACATCGTGCACTATACGAAGCAGGCTTTGGCCAAAGTCAAAGATCCTTTGATCCGACTCGCTCAGATCGAAGGGTTTGATGCGCACGCGAAGTCGGCTCAGAGCAGGTTCTCATGA
- the hisB gene encoding imidazoleglycerol-phosphate dehydratase HisB, giving the protein MKKNGSTPRQASVHRATKETDIRVEWTLDGSGQSKINTGIRFLDHMLELLAKHGFFNLTVQAKGDLDIDEHHTVEDVGIVMGKVLHQALGEKAGIKRFGFASAPLDETLAQVTIDLSGRPFLVYNVALPDRKIKAFDLGLFEDFFQAFVTHGGLNLHVNLLYGRNPHHIMEAIFKAFAKALDQATMPEERLGGKVLSTKGTL; this is encoded by the coding sequence ATGAAGAAGAACGGATCAACACCTCGACAGGCGAGCGTTCATCGGGCGACCAAAGAAACCGACATCCGTGTCGAATGGACCCTGGATGGGAGCGGGCAGAGCAAGATCAATACCGGTATTCGCTTTCTTGACCATATGTTAGAGCTCCTAGCCAAGCACGGTTTCTTCAATCTCACGGTGCAGGCGAAGGGGGATCTTGATATCGATGAGCATCACACCGTGGAGGACGTGGGCATCGTCATGGGAAAGGTCCTGCACCAGGCGTTGGGTGAAAAGGCGGGGATCAAACGATTTGGGTTTGCCTCGGCCCCGCTTGATGAAACCCTGGCCCAGGTGACCATTGATCTTAGCGGTCGACCGTTTCTTGTCTACAATGTGGCATTACCCGACCGGAAGATCAAAGCATTCGATCTCGGTCTCTTCGAAGACTTTTTTCAGGCCTTCGTCACCCACGGTGGCCTCAACCTACATGTGAATCTGCTCTATGGCCGCAACCCACACCACATTATGGAAGCCATCTTCAAGGCCTTTGCCAAGGCGCTGGACCAGGCAACCATGCCGGAAGAGCGACTAGGTGGGAAGGTACTTTCGACAAAAGGTACGCTGTGA
- a CDS encoding acyltransferase family protein: MEGLRGLVRSLPTRDWRTTLWSLVVPRREGEQVSTRIPSIESFRVLAIFAVILWHSHFLSSLSQVAEGSFFAILNGYLVWWVGVPYFFITAGYFFQRSILTQGNPTGQFRRYVPPLVWILLVWLCIYMGTPPDWPAAILHRGLWQPFYTEVLKNVQLLETRHLWLFIEGVRPVWHLWFLPALIFSLAILTLVAMGKLQRSLMLLVVGVYGLILEEECTSRNLLNAPIPLGQWIIAVPLVALGGWLAERRESVSTTVAWSLILGGYVMALMEGAVMNVVFHSSMQAIRGHAFLGGILFSSGMFLLALAKPQLGRSTPFPFLGQLTLGIYVTHVFVMYTITPFVWKLADKVPLWGLFLGIIVYLISAIFVLALARMPLLRYLVAKPAWRAGQAAT, encoded by the coding sequence ATGGAAGGCCTGCGTGGCCTCGTACGTTCGTTACCGACAAGAGATTGGCGAACCACACTCTGGTCTCTTGTTGTACCACGTCGGGAGGGGGAGCAAGTCTCGACACGCATCCCCAGTATTGAAAGTTTTCGAGTGTTAGCGATCTTCGCGGTGATTCTTTGGCATAGCCATTTTCTGTCAAGCCTCTCGCAGGTCGCAGAGGGTAGCTTTTTCGCCATTCTCAATGGGTATCTGGTCTGGTGGGTAGGGGTTCCGTATTTTTTCATTACGGCCGGCTATTTCTTTCAGCGATCGATTTTGACACAGGGAAATCCTACGGGTCAGTTCCGTCGGTATGTGCCTCCGCTTGTCTGGATCCTTCTTGTTTGGCTGTGTATTTACATGGGTACACCACCTGATTGGCCGGCTGCAATCCTTCATCGCGGCTTATGGCAGCCGTTTTATACCGAGGTGCTGAAGAATGTTCAGTTATTGGAAACTCGGCATCTCTGGCTTTTTATAGAAGGGGTTCGTCCAGTTTGGCATCTCTGGTTCCTTCCCGCTCTCATATTCAGCCTAGCCATATTAACCCTGGTGGCTATGGGCAAGCTACAGAGGTCCCTGATGCTCTTAGTTGTAGGCGTCTATGGGTTGATCCTTGAGGAGGAATGTACATCGAGAAATTTGCTCAATGCTCCGATCCCTCTTGGCCAATGGATCATTGCTGTTCCTCTTGTTGCCTTGGGTGGGTGGCTTGCAGAACGACGAGAGTCGGTCTCAACGACCGTGGCGTGGAGTTTAATCCTTGGTGGCTACGTCATGGCTCTGATGGAGGGAGCAGTGATGAATGTGGTGTTCCATAGCTCGATGCAGGCTATTAGGGGACATGCATTCTTGGGAGGGATACTCTTTAGTTCGGGGATGTTTTTGCTGGCTCTCGCGAAGCCTCAACTGGGCCGGTCAACACCCTTCCCTTTCTTGGGCCAATTGACATTGGGAATTTATGTGACACATGTCTTTGTGATGTATACCATCACCCCATTTGTGTGGAAGTTGGCGGACAAGGTTCCATTGTGGGGGCTGTTTTTGGGAATCATCGTCTATCTCATATCCGCGATATTTGTCCTCGCTCTGGCAAGGATGCCTCTATTACGATATCTCGTGGCGAAACCTGCTTGGAGGGCTGGCCAAGCTGCCACTTAG
- a CDS encoding DUF86 domain-containing protein, translated as MVSQRKLGVPQGSRNAFSLLQTAGILPADLTRHMERMVGFRNIAIHEYTRLNLDVVRTIITKQLDVSRAFSSTIVKSCASPPPFKSTEHSPYYILPGSPSIRKMPGLFSLLNIHRRRPAQPKLCNACPGETFERLSWETLAARYFL; from the coding sequence GTGGTCAGCCAACGTAAGCTGGGGGTTCCACAAGGCAGCCGCAATGCGTTTTCGCTACTACAAACAGCAGGGATTCTCCCCGCCGATCTTACTCGGCATATGGAACGAATGGTCGGCTTCCGCAACATCGCCATTCACGAATACACCCGCCTCAATCTCGATGTAGTTCGAACCATCATCACCAAACAGTTGGATGTCTCCCGCGCATTCTCCTCGACGATCGTAAAATCGTGTGCTTCGCCACCTCCATTTAAAAGCACAGAGCATTCACCGTATTACATCCTTCCAGGATCTCCTTCTATTAGAAAGATGCCCGGATTATTCTCGCTCCTTAATATCCACAGAAGACGACCAGCTCAACCCAAACTTTGCAACGCATGTCCGGGAGAGACTTTTGAGAGATTATCTTGGGAAACACTCGCGGCCAGATACTTCCTGTAA
- the hisH gene encoding imidazole glycerol phosphate synthase subunit HisH: MIAVIDYGMGNLRSVSKAFEAVGQQAIVTRDAAAIRNASHIVLPGVGAFGDCMANLKQYQLVEPIKGAIRAGKPFLGICLGFQLLFTESEEFGRHEGLDVFPGKVRAFSKEQALKVPHMGWNQVNIQKPCPVFEGIADGSNWYFVHSFFVEPTDRQITATTTSYGLPFTSSIWKDNVVACQFHPEKSQAVGLQLIRNFGRWK; encoded by the coding sequence ATGATTGCCGTCATCGATTATGGAATGGGGAATCTTCGCAGTGTCTCCAAGGCCTTTGAGGCGGTGGGACAGCAGGCGATAGTCACGCGGGACGCAGCTGCTATTCGAAATGCGAGTCATATCGTCTTGCCGGGTGTGGGAGCGTTTGGCGACTGCATGGCAAATCTCAAGCAGTATCAATTAGTCGAACCTATCAAGGGGGCGATTAGGGCGGGAAAGCCGTTTTTGGGGATTTGCCTTGGATTCCAACTCTTGTTTACGGAAAGCGAAGAGTTCGGTCGCCATGAGGGCCTGGACGTTTTTCCGGGCAAGGTGCGAGCCTTCTCAAAAGAGCAGGCACTCAAGGTGCCGCATATGGGTTGGAATCAGGTGAATATTCAAAAGCCTTGTCCGGTCTTCGAAGGCATTGCAGATGGATCGAATTGGTATTTCGTCCATTCCTTTTTTGTGGAGCCGACGGATCGGCAGATCACTGCCACAACGACAAGCTATGGCCTCCCATTTACCTCCAGTATTTGGAAAGACAACGTGGTGGCCTGTCAGTTTCATCCGGAGAAGAGTCAGGCAGTTGGGTTGCAATTGATCCGAAATTTTGGGAGATGGAAGTGA
- the hisA gene encoding 1-(5-phosphoribosyl)-5-[(5-phosphoribosylamino)methylideneamino]imidazole-4-carboxamide isomerase, with protein sequence MVVIPAIDLKDGRCVRLRQGDMAAETIYSEDVAAVARQWQQCGAGLIHVVDLNGAVGGEPRNLPQIEAVRKAVTVDIQVGGGIRTIETVRRYLKAGVSRVVLGTAALTDRAFLEQACTEFPRRIVLGLDARDGKIAVKGWTTVSETKAIDLLNKVSGLAIGAVIYTDIARDGMLNGPNLTALREVAASSAFPVIASGGISRIDDLLAVRSLGPQIEGAIVGKALYDGHLDYHAALTALCQE encoded by the coding sequence GTGGTAGTCATTCCTGCGATTGACCTCAAGGACGGACGATGTGTGCGGTTGCGTCAAGGCGACATGGCGGCTGAGACGATCTATTCGGAGGATGTGGCGGCTGTTGCTCGACAATGGCAACAGTGCGGAGCCGGCCTTATTCATGTCGTCGATTTGAACGGCGCGGTCGGGGGCGAGCCCAGGAATTTGCCTCAGATCGAGGCGGTTCGCAAGGCGGTTACCGTCGACATCCAAGTCGGTGGTGGAATCAGGACCATAGAAACCGTCCGACGGTATCTGAAGGCCGGGGTGTCGCGCGTGGTCTTGGGGACTGCGGCACTCACGGATCGAGCGTTTCTTGAGCAGGCCTGCACCGAGTTCCCCCGGCGAATTGTCCTTGGTCTGGATGCACGCGACGGCAAGATTGCGGTGAAGGGGTGGACGACGGTATCGGAGACAAAGGCGATCGATCTGTTGAACAAGGTCAGTGGACTGGCGATAGGAGCGGTCATTTATACGGATATTGCACGGGATGGGATGTTGAACGGGCCCAATCTCACGGCGTTGAGAGAAGTCGCGGCTTCCTCCGCTTTTCCAGTTATTGCATCCGGAGGGATCAGTCGGATCGACGATCTTCTGGCCGTACGCTCGCTTGGGCCTCAGATTGAAGGTGCCATCGTGGGCAAAGCATTATATGATGGCCACTTGGATTATCATGCTGCGCTTACGGCGCTCTGTCAGGAGTAA
- the hisF gene encoding imidazole glycerol phosphate synthase subunit HisF: MLTKRIIPCLDVKEGRVVKGVSFVNLRDAGDPVEVAVGYDREGADELCFLDITASHENRKTILDVVERTAARVFMPVTVGGGVRTIEDIRDLLNAGADKVSINTAAIQRPGFVQEAAQRFGTQCIVVAIDAKSVAPGRWEIFTHGGRKPTGLDAVEWATRMEQSGAGEILLTSMDQDGRQTGYDLGLTAAVSGALSVPVIASGGVGTLEHLYDGFAKGKADAVLAASIFHFRTYTISQAKAYLRDHGVPVRMTDDIADVA, encoded by the coding sequence ATGTTGACCAAACGCATTATTCCCTGTCTCGATGTCAAAGAAGGCCGAGTTGTAAAGGGTGTGAGTTTCGTGAATCTTCGCGATGCCGGTGACCCCGTCGAGGTTGCGGTGGGATATGATCGTGAGGGGGCGGACGAACTCTGCTTTCTCGATATTACCGCCTCGCATGAGAACCGGAAGACGATTCTTGATGTGGTCGAGCGGACGGCGGCTCGCGTTTTTATGCCGGTGACGGTCGGTGGCGGAGTACGGACAATCGAGGATATCCGGGACTTATTGAATGCGGGTGCGGACAAGGTCAGCATCAATACTGCAGCGATTCAGCGGCCCGGGTTCGTTCAAGAAGCCGCGCAGCGGTTTGGGACGCAGTGTATCGTCGTCGCGATCGATGCCAAGTCCGTTGCGCCAGGCCGGTGGGAAATCTTTACGCATGGAGGACGAAAACCGACCGGGCTCGATGCAGTTGAGTGGGCAACACGTATGGAGCAGTCTGGTGCCGGCGAGATTCTCCTGACGAGCATGGATCAGGATGGTCGTCAAACCGGATATGATCTGGGTTTGACCGCTGCGGTGTCTGGTGCCCTGTCGGTTCCGGTGATTGCATCGGGAGGAGTGGGGACATTGGAGCATTTGTATGACGGCTTTGCGAAGGGGAAGGCGGACGCAGTCTTGGCTGCTTCCATCTTTCATTTTCGGACCTATACGATCTCCCAAGCGAAGGCCTATTTGAGAGACCACGGCGTTCCTGTCCGTATGACAGACGATATTGCTGACGTGGCGTGA
- a CDS encoding bifunctional phosphoribosyl-AMP cyclohydrolase/phosphoribosyl-ATP diphosphatase HisIE: MDQAPVGQFKFDQQGLLPAVVQDWLDGTVLMLGYMNQEALAKTVATRTVHFWSRSRNKLWEKGETSGHKLHVKALFVDCDQDTVLVKAQPIGPTCHTGERACFFSRLDEQGLVTGEKTRDAVGGILESVLRTILARRANPQAGSYTTKLFEGGHDKILKKVAEEAGEVLLASKGGKKEEIVYEVADLFFHTLMVLGYHGLTLQDIYEELGRRFGKSGLRLEK; this comes from the coding sequence ATGGACCAGGCACCGGTTGGCCAATTCAAATTCGACCAGCAAGGCTTGCTTCCTGCCGTGGTGCAGGATTGGCTCGATGGGACGGTATTGATGCTGGGGTATATGAATCAAGAGGCGTTGGCTAAGACGGTTGCGACCAGAACCGTGCACTTTTGGAGCCGGTCCAGAAATAAGCTCTGGGAAAAAGGCGAAACCTCCGGCCATAAGCTGCATGTCAAAGCTCTTTTCGTCGATTGCGATCAGGACACCGTCTTGGTAAAGGCACAACCGATTGGGCCGACTTGTCATACAGGCGAACGGGCCTGCTTCTTTTCACGGCTGGATGAACAAGGCCTGGTTACTGGGGAGAAGACGCGGGATGCCGTGGGGGGAATTCTTGAATCAGTGTTGCGGACGATCCTCGCACGTCGTGCGAACCCACAGGCCGGATCCTATACGACGAAGCTATTCGAAGGGGGGCATGACAAGATTTTGAAAAAGGTCGCAGAGGAGGCCGGAGAGGTGCTGTTGGCGTCGAAAGGTGGCAAGAAAGAGGAAATTGTCTACGAAGTGGCTGATCTCTTTTTTCACACCCTCATGGTTCTGGGGTACCATGGTCTGACCTTACAGGACATTTATGAAGAACTGGGACGCAGATTTGGAAAATCCGGCTTGCGGTTGGAGAAGTAG
- a CDS encoding histidine triad nucleotide-binding protein, with amino-acid sequence MSECLFCKIVEKKIPAKLVHEDEDILAFDDINPQAPVHTLVIPKRHVESVQDLGAADQALLARLLLTCRRVANDKGLAGSGFRLVANTGRDGGQTVFHLHFHVMGGRHMGWPPG; translated from the coding sequence ATGAGCGAGTGCCTATTTTGTAAGATTGTGGAGAAGAAGATTCCAGCAAAGTTGGTTCACGAGGATGAAGACATATTGGCGTTTGACGATATCAATCCCCAAGCACCGGTCCATACGTTGGTGATACCGAAACGACATGTAGAGTCAGTCCAAGATTTGGGTGCGGCAGATCAGGCTCTATTGGCGAGATTGCTACTGACCTGCAGGAGGGTTGCGAACGACAAAGGGCTGGCAGGTTCTGGGTTTCGCCTCGTGGCGAACACCGGACGAGATGGAGGGCAAACCGTGTTTCACCTCCATTTTCATGTCATGGGTGGACGGCATATGGGATGGCCTCCCGGCTGA
- a CDS encoding DNA primase, with amino-acid sequence MGRGLISDEIKNRIRDRVDIADVVGQHVSLRRAGQNLVGLCPFHQEKSPSFSVSSSKQMFYCFGCKAGGDVFAFLSKMTGATFPEVLRELGDKVGIAIEESPTERGQRGQAHRIEEMNQAALTWFQSNLRDPSLGATAREYLVRRGIQQSTVEAFRLGVSSSDWEGLCKVLSRKGFSASDGMTAGLITPRSNGNGYYDKFHGRLMFTITDLRKRVVGFGGRVLGDGMPKYLNSPDTPLFKKGQTLFAFDQAREAIVRTKTVIVVEGYFDAIALHQAGLTHTVATLGTALTAEHVQTLRRFAERVILLFDPDTAGVRAALRGLDLFVNSGLSVKVVTLPAGEDPDTFIRKSGVDAFAQLEAIAPSLLDYALNHTIDQADPSSLESRIRSVDEVLRILQKSEHPIERQERMRMVAERLRINEARLIERYPVLSVQPKSGAVPPRVQSAQEISLTTLFKGLPEERDLLLLLLQGKLSPADVRRLNPESFTLASGRKLIEIALTHLEPGGGLGLRAVLDEAMEDSDCGAIATELSMREDYFDDVPAHIQACLDNLDRKRTEHVLRDLIERLKTAEREGRADEAGNLNVQINEVRMRKAGTLSAGVMTLVKE; translated from the coding sequence GTGGGCCGAGGTCTGATTTCCGACGAGATTAAGAATCGAATACGAGATCGGGTGGATATTGCGGATGTCGTGGGCCAGCATGTCTCATTAAGGCGGGCTGGTCAGAACCTGGTGGGGCTGTGCCCCTTTCATCAGGAAAAGAGCCCATCATTTTCGGTCAGTTCCTCCAAACAAATGTTTTACTGCTTCGGCTGCAAGGCCGGGGGTGATGTGTTCGCATTTCTGAGCAAGATGACCGGCGCGACCTTTCCTGAAGTATTGCGTGAGCTGGGCGACAAGGTGGGTATTGCGATAGAGGAGTCGCCTACGGAACGAGGCCAACGTGGGCAAGCGCATCGCATCGAAGAGATGAACCAGGCTGCGCTGACATGGTTTCAATCGAATCTTCGCGATCCATCTCTCGGGGCAACGGCTCGTGAGTATCTCGTCAGGCGAGGAATTCAGCAATCCACTGTGGAGGCGTTCCGTCTCGGGGTTTCGTCCTCGGATTGGGAAGGGCTCTGCAAGGTCCTCTCTCGAAAAGGGTTCTCGGCTAGCGACGGCATGACTGCAGGGCTTATTACCCCACGGTCCAATGGTAACGGGTACTACGACAAATTCCATGGACGCCTGATGTTCACCATTACTGATCTACGCAAGCGTGTGGTGGGATTCGGCGGTCGCGTATTGGGCGACGGCATGCCTAAATATTTGAATTCTCCCGATACGCCGCTATTTAAAAAAGGGCAGACGCTGTTTGCGTTCGATCAGGCGCGCGAAGCAATTGTTCGAACCAAAACGGTGATCGTTGTTGAAGGGTATTTCGATGCCATCGCACTTCACCAAGCAGGATTGACCCATACTGTGGCGACCTTGGGGACAGCCTTGACGGCTGAGCATGTGCAGACGCTGCGGCGATTTGCCGAGCGGGTCATATTACTCTTTGATCCGGATACAGCCGGTGTGCGCGCGGCGTTGCGAGGGTTGGATCTGTTTGTCAACAGCGGCTTGAGTGTCAAAGTTGTCACGCTACCGGCGGGAGAGGATCCGGATACCTTTATCCGGAAATCTGGTGTGGATGCATTCGCCCAGTTGGAAGCCATTGCGCCAAGCTTATTGGACTATGCCCTGAATCACACGATCGATCAGGCCGATCCTAGTTCGCTGGAGAGCCGTATTCGAAGCGTCGATGAAGTGCTGCGCATTCTGCAGAAGAGCGAGCATCCGATCGAACGGCAGGAGCGAATGAGAATGGTCGCTGAACGGCTGAGGATCAACGAGGCACGGTTGATCGAGCGCTATCCGGTGCTGTCGGTTCAACCGAAATCTGGTGCCGTTCCTCCACGCGTGCAATCGGCGCAGGAGATTTCTTTGACCACGCTGTTCAAAGGATTGCCAGAAGAGAGGGACTTGTTGCTTCTGCTGTTGCAGGGGAAGCTGTCCCCTGCTGATGTGCGTCGCCTGAATCCGGAATCGTTCACTCTAGCGTCTGGACGAAAGCTGATTGAAATTGCGCTCACTCATCTGGAGCCTGGCGGAGGGCTTGGTCTTCGAGCCGTGCTGGATGAAGCGATGGAAGATTCCGACTGTGGTGCAATAGCGACGGAATTATCCATGCGAGAGGATTATTTCGACGATGTGCCCGCCCATATCCAAGCTTGTTTGGATAATCTCGATCGTAAACGGACGGAGCACGTGCTGCGGGATCTGATCGAACGTCTCAAAACGGCCGAACGCGAAGGGCGAGCGGATGAAGCGGGGAACTTGAACGTGCAGATTAATGAAGTACGGATGCGGAAAGCCGGCACGCTGAGCGCCGGTGTGATGACTTTGGTGAAGGAGTAG